A DNA window from Thermococcus sp. 4557 contains the following coding sequences:
- the top6B gene encoding DNA topoisomerase VI subunit B, which produces MAEANQLFKEFKIQSVSEFFRRNAAMLGYTGKIRSLTTVIHEAVTNSLDACEEAGILPYVRVEIEELGREHYKVIIEDNGPGIPEKYITHVFGKMLAGTKAHRNIQSRGQQGIGISGAVMFAQITSGKATRVITSTGDDKIIEAWVKIDVDRNEGKIVKKEKHPNPKGWRGTRIELEVKNVRYVRSKQGVYWYLKLTAIANPHAHIELIEPDGRLIVFPRSSEDVPEPPVEMKPHPRGVLTDDVYRMAKKTRRSSVKRFLVGEFSRISDKKIDELVEYIAALRLIKTEDDKNVQEQLYERLMKGEVKAVLRSFRGYTKVVKQVAKLMEKPPEKLSWHEAEEIVEAFKYMKFLAPPTHGLRPIGEENIEKGLTNILKPEFVTAVTRSPKVYSGGIPFQVEVGLAYGGEIPGGFELLRYANRVPLLFDAGSCVTTLAARSVDWRRYKVDDLDRAPLVLMINVISVHVPYTGTGKQSIANVEEIQNEIRLAIMDAARRLQTYLSGKHRRLHQAKRRRTFEKYVPEIARALSVLTGEPEEEVKNYFLSYIEGHFAAKEAGGAEEVSENA; this is translated from the coding sequence ATGGCCGAGGCGAATCAGCTGTTTAAGGAGTTCAAAATCCAGAGCGTCAGTGAGTTCTTCAGACGGAACGCGGCAATGCTCGGCTACACGGGCAAGATACGCTCCCTCACCACGGTGATCCATGAGGCCGTGACCAACTCACTCGACGCCTGTGAAGAGGCGGGCATACTTCCCTACGTCCGTGTTGAGATAGAGGAGCTTGGAAGGGAGCACTACAAGGTCATAATCGAGGACAACGGACCGGGAATTCCCGAGAAGTACATAACCCACGTCTTCGGTAAGATGCTGGCCGGAACCAAGGCCCACAGGAACATACAGAGCCGCGGCCAGCAGGGTATCGGTATAAGCGGCGCCGTTATGTTCGCCCAGATAACGAGCGGAAAGGCAACGCGCGTCATCACATCCACGGGCGACGACAAGATCATCGAGGCATGGGTTAAGATAGACGTTGACAGGAACGAGGGCAAGATTGTGAAGAAGGAGAAGCACCCCAACCCGAAGGGCTGGCGCGGCACCAGGATAGAGCTGGAGGTGAAGAACGTCCGCTACGTGCGCTCAAAGCAGGGCGTTTACTGGTACCTCAAGCTCACCGCGATAGCCAACCCGCACGCCCACATAGAGCTCATTGAACCCGACGGGAGGCTCATAGTATTCCCGCGCTCCAGCGAGGACGTTCCCGAGCCCCCGGTGGAGATGAAGCCCCATCCGCGCGGCGTCCTCACCGACGATGTTTACAGGATGGCCAAGAAGACGAGGAGGAGTTCCGTCAAGCGCTTCCTCGTTGGGGAGTTCTCGAGGATAAGCGACAAGAAAATCGACGAGCTCGTTGAGTACATCGCGGCGCTGAGGCTCATAAAGACGGAGGACGACAAGAATGTCCAGGAACAGCTCTACGAGAGGCTCATGAAGGGCGAGGTAAAGGCCGTCCTGCGCTCGTTCAGGGGCTACACGAAGGTCGTCAAGCAGGTTGCGAAGCTCATGGAGAAGCCGCCCGAGAAGCTGAGCTGGCACGAGGCTGAGGAGATAGTCGAGGCCTTCAAATACATGAAGTTCCTGGCCCCGCCGACCCACGGCCTCAGGCCCATCGGCGAGGAGAACATAGAGAAGGGCCTCACCAACATCCTCAAGCCGGAGTTCGTCACCGCGGTCACCAGGTCGCCGAAGGTCTACTCCGGAGGTATACCGTTCCAGGTCGAGGTCGGTCTCGCTTACGGCGGCGAGATTCCCGGAGGTTTCGAGCTCCTCCGCTACGCCAACCGCGTGCCGCTGCTCTTCGATGCCGGCTCCTGTGTAACGACGCTGGCGGCGCGCTCCGTTGATTGGAGGCGCTACAAGGTTGATGACCTCGACCGCGCACCTCTCGTGCTCATGATAAACGTCATCAGCGTTCATGTGCCGTATACCGGCACAGGAAAGCAGAGCATCGCCAACGTGGAGGAGATACAGAACGAGATAAGGCTTGCAATAATGGACGCTGCAAGGAGACTTCAGACGTACCTCAGCGGAAAGCACCGCAGACTCCACCAGGCCAAGAGGAGGAGGACCTTCGAGAAATACGTGCCCGAGATAGCGAGGGCCCTGAGCGTACTCACCGGGGAGCCCGAGGAGGAGGTTAAGAACTACTTCCTGTCCTACATAGAGGGCCACTTCGCGGCCAAGGAGGCAGGTGGCGCGGAGGAGGTGAGCGAGAATGCCTAA
- a CDS encoding DNA topoisomerase IV subunit A: MPKSKAVRREKPRERFSYDPTKVLTRLEEYGKKILEDIKAGKNPYFDIPMRGIGNVYFDEKRRVIRMGDKLSRRYFLNVAHARKFMQTLLIMAYVKRLVSENKHASLREAYYANKHTIPGTKENTFEDQRESDPIIEDLERMMGVLREEMHLTADRRGYIYGDIVIRDGEDEFNTSKLGMGGWAVPGTVEHLQFVEVNVDYALVVETAAMADRLIEEKFPKKENALIIATQGQASRGVRRLIHRLHYEEGLPIIVFTDGDPYGWYIYSTIKQGSINLAYLSDKLATPEAKFVGMTMDDIERYGLKNVTEKLKGIPPNKKGGPTADYKRILEEMEYPWFQNKEWQRQLKMAIKMGVRIEQQALANKSLEFVAKKYLPEKINNGELLP; encoded by the coding sequence ATGCCTAAATCCAAAGCAGTCAGGCGCGAGAAGCCGAGGGAGCGCTTTTCCTATGACCCGACCAAAGTGCTCACCAGGCTCGAGGAGTACGGAAAGAAAATCCTTGAGGACATAAAGGCCGGAAAGAACCCCTACTTCGACATCCCCATGCGCGGCATCGGCAACGTTTACTTCGACGAGAAGAGGCGCGTCATCAGGATGGGCGACAAGCTCTCAAGGCGCTACTTCCTCAACGTTGCCCACGCTAGGAAGTTCATGCAGACGCTCCTCATAATGGCCTACGTCAAGCGCCTCGTGAGCGAGAACAAGCACGCGAGCCTTCGTGAAGCCTACTACGCCAACAAGCACACTATCCCGGGAACGAAGGAGAACACCTTCGAGGACCAGCGCGAGAGCGACCCCATCATAGAGGACCTCGAGAGGATGATGGGCGTCCTTCGTGAGGAGATGCACCTCACGGCTGACAGGCGCGGCTACATCTACGGCGACATAGTCATTCGCGACGGCGAGGATGAGTTCAACACCAGCAAGCTCGGTATGGGCGGCTGGGCCGTCCCGGGAACCGTCGAGCACCTTCAGTTCGTTGAGGTCAACGTCGACTACGCCCTCGTTGTCGAGACAGCCGCTATGGCCGACCGTCTCATCGAGGAAAAGTTCCCGAAGAAGGAGAACGCCCTCATCATAGCGACCCAGGGGCAGGCCTCGCGTGGCGTCAGGAGGCTCATTCACAGGCTCCACTACGAGGAGGGTCTTCCGATAATAGTCTTCACCGATGGCGACCCCTACGGTTGGTACATCTACTCCACCATAAAGCAGGGCTCCATCAACCTCGCCTACCTCAGCGACAAGCTGGCGACGCCGGAGGCGAAGTTCGTTGGAATGACCATGGACGATATAGAGCGCTACGGCCTCAAGAACGTCACCGAAAAGCTCAAGGGAATCCCGCCGAACAAGAAGGGCGGCCCGACGGCGGATTACAAGAGAATCCTGGAGGAGATGGAGTACCCGTGGTTCCAGAACAAGGAGTGGCAGAGGCAGCTCAAGATGGCGATCAAGATGGGGGTCAGGATAGAGCAGCAGGCCCTCGCCAACAAGAGCCTCGAGTTCGTCGCGAAGAAGTACCTCCCCGAAAAGATAAACAACGGTGAGCTCCTGCCATGA